Proteins from a single region of Clostridia bacterium:
- a CDS encoding flippase, translated as MISTTSRSTAPGQHDAVRKQIRGSGLLLAGRILSTGIVFLAQVLIVRQLSTADYGAFAYALAIVNACQAFSTLGLHKSISRFVPIYQEQRDKDRIAGTIALSIGVIGVTLLLIGVLLLALPDRVLHSLDHGQQAVTIISILIFLVPIEAFNEVLISLFASFGRPREIFFRSHVVGPVLRLTAVLALMVLHAGAVFLAIGYLVASLLGVLLYTVVLARYIAERGLFEGVRLSTIKVPAREMFSFAVPILTSEFVTGSMMSAVAVLLLGHYHGLTQVAIYRVAVPAARVNLTVMASFSLLYTPLAARLFAKADYEGLNQLYWRTTAWITVLTFPIFVVTFSLSKPLTDLLYGSRYDASANILALLSLGSYFNVALGFNTLTLRVFGKLRSIIVVNITGAIANLVLSFALIPRYGAMGAAVATTLSMILLNVITQFALRTAPGFRMLNMQYAPVYLFVTGGSLGLLALQAFASPNRYIAAALAVVICAAVFAFCKGHLRLVESFPELMRIPVLRAIFA; from the coding sequence GTGATTTCGACTACTAGCAGAAGCACAGCACCAGGTCAGCACGATGCGGTTCGGAAGCAGATTCGCGGCTCAGGGCTGCTGCTAGCCGGACGCATTCTTTCAACTGGCATCGTGTTTCTTGCCCAGGTGCTTATCGTCCGGCAACTTTCAACGGCAGACTACGGAGCCTTTGCGTATGCCCTTGCGATCGTCAACGCGTGCCAGGCGTTCAGCACTCTGGGGCTGCACAAATCGATTTCGCGCTTTGTGCCCATCTACCAGGAGCAGCGGGACAAAGACAGGATTGCCGGGACGATCGCTCTTTCCATAGGCGTCATCGGAGTCACGCTGCTGTTAATAGGCGTCCTGCTTTTGGCCCTGCCGGATCGAGTGCTCCACTCGCTGGATCATGGCCAGCAGGCGGTCACGATCATCAGCATCCTCATCTTCCTGGTTCCGATTGAAGCATTCAACGAGGTGCTGATCAGCCTTTTCGCAAGCTTTGGACGGCCGCGAGAGATTTTTTTTCGGAGCCACGTTGTCGGACCCGTTCTGCGGCTGACGGCAGTGCTGGCCTTGATGGTGCTACATGCCGGAGCAGTTTTCCTCGCGATCGGATACCTCGTAGCCAGCCTGCTCGGAGTTCTGCTCTATACAGTCGTATTGGCTCGCTACATTGCTGAACGCGGGCTGTTCGAAGGCGTCCGCCTCAGCACAATTAAGGTTCCTGCCCGGGAGATGTTTTCATTTGCAGTTCCGATCCTCACGTCAGAGTTCGTGACCGGTAGCATGATGAGCGCTGTCGCGGTGCTGCTGCTGGGGCACTACCACGGCCTGACCCAGGTGGCGATCTACCGCGTTGCAGTTCCCGCCGCACGAGTGAACCTGACAGTTATGGCCAGCTTCTCCCTGCTGTATACGCCTCTCGCCGCAAGATTGTTCGCGAAAGCAGACTACGAAGGGCTCAACCAGTTGTACTGGCGTACAACCGCCTGGATCACGGTTCTGACGTTCCCGATTTTTGTCGTAACCTTCTCTCTTTCGAAACCGCTGACCGACTTGCTCTACGGTTCGCGCTACGATGCTTCAGCCAATATCCTGGCGCTGCTTTCGCTGGGCTCCTACTTCAACGTCGCGCTGGGGTTTAACACGTTGACATTGCGCGTATTCGGAAAACTGCGCTCGATTATCGTCGTCAACATTACCGGCGCAATCGCAAACCTGGTGTTGAGTTTCGCGCTCATACCACGCTACGGCGCGATGGGTGCGGCCGTGGCAACAACGTTAAGCATGATACTGCTCAACGTCATCACTCAATTCGCTCTCCGTACCGCACCCGGATTCCGCATGTTGAATATGCAATACGCTCCCGTCTACCTGTTCGTGACGGGTGGGTCGCTCGGATTGCTTGCTCTCCAGGCCTTCGCCTCGCCGAATCGGTATATTGCAGCAGCGCTGGCCGTCGTGATCTGTGCGGCTGTATTTGCCTTCTGCAAAGGCCACCTAAGACTGGTTGAGAGCTTTCCTGAATTGATGAGAATTCCAGTACTGCGCGCCATCTTCGCCTGA